One region of Synechococcus elongatus PCC 11801 genomic DNA includes:
- the rfbC gene encoding dTDP-4-dehydrorhamnose 3,5-epimerase, whose translation MQIYPTALTDVCLLEPKVFGDDRGFFLESFNAQTFTALTGLDVTFVQDNHSRSQQGVLRGLHYQIQQAQGKLVRCVVGEIFDVAVDLRRSSPQFGQWVGEKLSAENQRQLWVPPGFAHGFLVLSPVAEVLYKTTDYYAPTYERSLRWDDPAIAIDWPLAAGQQPQLSTKDAAAVNLAEAEVFP comes from the coding sequence ATGCAGATTTACCCCACTGCGCTGACTGATGTGTGCCTTCTGGAGCCCAAGGTCTTTGGGGACGATCGCGGTTTTTTCCTAGAAAGCTTCAACGCACAAACGTTTACTGCATTGACTGGGCTGGATGTGACTTTTGTGCAGGACAATCATTCGCGATCGCAGCAAGGGGTGTTGCGAGGGCTGCACTATCAGATTCAGCAAGCTCAAGGAAAGCTTGTGCGCTGTGTAGTTGGTGAGATTTTTGATGTCGCTGTTGACCTGCGCCGCAGCTCACCCCAATTTGGTCAGTGGGTGGGGGAGAAACTCTCAGCTGAGAATCAACGACAGCTTTGGGTACCACCTGGATTTGCCCATGGTTTTCTGGTGCTATCACCGGTAGCAGAAGTGCTTTACAAAACCACGGATTACTACGCACCAACGTACGAGCGATCGCTGCGCTGGGATGATCCGGCGATCGCAATTGATTGGCCGCTGGCAGCCGGTCAGCAACCCCAACTATCCACAAAGGATGCGGCTGCAGTGAACTTGGCAGAGGCTGAGGTATTTCCCTAA